GAGATTGGCATCCGCATTGCACTTGGAGCGACCGCGGTGAACATTACCCGCATTGTCACCGCACAAATATTCGCAATCGCCGCCGCAGGAACTCTTATCGGGCTTGGGCTCGGCGAGGCATCGGGAAAGTATGTGCAGACACTTCTGTATGGCGTGCGGGCCGGTGCGCCTTCCATGCTGTTGCTGCCGGCGATTGCGCTTCTTTTGGCTACTGCACTTGCTGCCCTGCCCGTAGTTCTGCGTGCGATTCGAATCGATCCGGTCACCATGTTGCGAGCTGATTGAACCCACCAGAACTGCCAGCTCGCCAACCAAAGTTAAGTTCTTCCGGATTAGTGATAAATCGCCTAAGCACTCCTCGAGAACCAAACTCATCACGCACAGCAAAAGCATCGGGGCGCGGAAGAATCCGCGCCCCGATGGGGATTTCACTCCAGACTGGAACTAGGCGACGACGTCGATGCCCATCGAGCGGGCCGTGCCCTTGATGCTCTTGATCGCGGTCTCGATCGAGGCGGCGTTCAGATCGGGCATCTTCTGGGTGGCGATTTCCTTCACCTGGGCCTCGGTCACGGTGCCGACCTTGGTCTTGTTCGGCGTGCCCGAACCCTTCGCCAGGCCAGCAGCCTTCTTCAGCAGGACGGCCGCGGGCGGCGTCTTGGTGACAAAGGTGAAGCTGCGGTCGACGTAGACGGTGATGACGACGGGGATGATGAGTCCGGCCATCTCCTTGTTCTGCGTGCGGGCGTTGAACTGCTTGCAGAACTCCATGATGTTGACCTGGGCCTGGCCGAGCGCGGGGCCGACCGGGGGTGCCGGGGTCGCCTTGCCGGCTTCGATCTGGAGCTTAACGTAGGTCGTAACCTTCTTGGTAGGTGCTGCCATGGTGTTTTCCTCTTAAGGGCAGCTTCTAGCTTCTAGCTATCAGCTGCTCGCTAAATTCTTTCGGAGATACCGGTTTCCGCTCGGCGCCTCCAAGCGGCTCGAAGCCGCTTTGTCGGGACGGTAGAAGCCTCGCCCCGGTACTGCATTACTGCAGCTAGTAGCTTTTCGCTACTAGCTTTTCGCTGATCCCGCGGAGCGGTAGAAGTGCACTCCGGTACTTCTTTTCCGCCTCTTCCATAGGGAATCTGGCGGCAAAACCTTATCGCAGTTGTCTTTGGCTAGTAGCGAGAAGCTAAGAGCCCGCAGCTGCTTTAGACGACCTTCTCGACCTTGCCGAACTCGAGCTCGACCGGGGTGGAGCGTCCGAAGATCGTGACCATGACCTTGAGGGTCTCGCGGTCTTCGTTGATCTCGTCGACGATGCCGTTGAAGTTCGCGAACGGGCCTTCGGTGATGCGCACCGACTCGTTCTTCTCGAACTTGATCTTGAGGCGCGGCTTATCCTTCGAGGTCTCATTGCGGAAGAGGATGGAGCTGACTTCCTGCTCGCTGAGAGCCACCGGCTTGTCGCCGGTGCCGAGGAAACCGGTCACGCGCGGGGTGTTCTTGATGACGTGCCAGAGATCGTTGTCGAGATCCATCTCGACCAGCACATAGCCGGGCAGGAAGACGCGCTCGACCGTGCGCTTCTTGCCGTTGATGATCTCGGTCACCGGCTCGGTGGGGATCATCACGCGGCCGATCTTGTTCTGCAGGCCGAAGGCCT
The Silvibacterium dinghuense DNA segment above includes these coding regions:
- the rplK gene encoding 50S ribosomal protein L11, translated to MAAPTKKVTTYVKLQIEAGKATPAPPVGPALGQAQVNIMEFCKQFNARTQNKEMAGLIIPVVITVYVDRSFTFVTKTPPAAVLLKKAAGLAKGSGTPNKTKVGTVTEAQVKEIATQKMPDLNAASIETAIKSIKGTARSMGIDVVA
- the nusG gene encoding transcription termination/antitermination protein NusG produces the protein MADELQHDSSAEPTFDPSAEAVSAEAAVEAAPEGQAAEQLEPPAHESFKWYIIHAYSGFERKVRESLESRVQAFGLQNKIGRVMIPTEPVTEIINGKKRTVERVFLPGYVLVEMDLDNDLWHVIKNTPRVTGFLGTGDKPVALSEQEVSSILFRNETSKDKPRLKIKFEKNESVRITEGPFANFNGIVDEINEDRETLKVMVTIFGRSTPVELEFGKVEKVV